A single Natranaerobius thermophilus JW/NM-WN-LF DNA region contains:
- a CDS encoding Ger(x)C family spore germination protein, with protein sequence MLNIKTKLFPSIIIIIFVCLYPLILTSCWNRVEMKERALVMGTGIDYTEDDLIEITTQLLLPVEKGVTGEGGGNGEDAVWVAQSTGHTIFDAVRNYITKTGRRLFFQYNEILVISDEVAEDDMEIVLDFFERDHEIRLNQFILITEDNAADILEATHEQEQVPAEAIVDMVQGQNFLGKGGEVTLFDFTGDIQSNGTSPHAPKIIIEEEEDGEEILKIEGIAVFDHFDKLAGFLEPDQARGLNWVAGNLDTTVLVVNEEGDSEKIDGKHSIEVIQIDSSIDPEFENNSPEITVTVNIQGNVGEKQSKTEIPIEDQKKALERQSATVIENEIKSAFEKSQELNADIFGFGDALYNHYPHQWQEIEDEWPEIYPELTINIDVEANVRRTGVIRD encoded by the coding sequence TTGTTAAATATAAAGACAAAACTGTTTCCATCAATAATAATCATAATCTTTGTTTGTCTTTATCCGTTAATATTAACCAGTTGCTGGAACAGGGTTGAAATGAAAGAACGAGCTTTAGTCATGGGAACAGGGATTGATTATACAGAAGACGATTTAATTGAAATCACCACCCAGCTATTATTACCCGTTGAAAAAGGTGTCACAGGAGAAGGGGGAGGTAATGGTGAAGATGCAGTTTGGGTTGCACAAAGCACGGGGCATACGATATTTGATGCAGTTAGAAATTATATTACCAAAACAGGCCGCAGATTATTTTTCCAATACAATGAAATCTTAGTTATTAGTGATGAAGTAGCCGAAGACGATATGGAAATAGTGTTAGACTTTTTTGAACGAGACCACGAAATCAGGTTAAATCAATTTATTCTCATAACGGAAGATAATGCTGCCGACATCTTAGAAGCCACCCACGAACAAGAACAGGTACCAGCAGAAGCCATAGTCGATATGGTACAAGGCCAAAATTTTTTAGGAAAAGGTGGCGAAGTTACTTTATTTGATTTTACAGGAGACATTCAGTCAAATGGTACCTCTCCCCACGCACCCAAAATTATTATAGAAGAGGAAGAAGACGGTGAAGAAATACTTAAAATTGAAGGGATAGCCGTATTCGATCACTTCGATAAACTAGCTGGCTTCTTAGAACCAGATCAAGCCAGAGGACTTAATTGGGTAGCTGGTAACCTGGATACAACTGTTTTGGTAGTTAATGAAGAAGGTGATAGTGAAAAAATAGACGGCAAGCACAGTATTGAAGTAATACAGATAGATAGCAGCATAGATCCTGAATTTGAAAATAATTCCCCTGAGATCACAGTGACAGTCAATATACAAGGAAATGTTGGAGAAAAACAATCTAAAACGGAAATTCCCATCGAAGATCAAAAGAAGGCTTTAGAACGCCAGAGTGCTACTGTGATTGAAAATGAAATAAAATCTGCCTTTGAAAAATCTCAAGAATTAAATGCTGATATCTTTGGTTTTGGTGATGCTCTTTACAACCACTACCCTCATCAGTGGCAAGAAATTGAAGATGAATGGCCAGAAATTTATCCAGAATTAACTATCAATATCGATGTTGAAGCTAATGTTAGAAGGACAGGAGTAATTAGAGATTAA
- a CDS encoding spore germination protein gives MLSHFIKRFQMLFQQIKGQEHETPVESQQKNSIPIKKSYQKNLEDIKNALDTNFDLVIREFNVQGHENRKAFIAYLSKIVNEEKINDNIVKPLMEPMERYESLQNLDLSYIKNSILPTVNVEQVSDLNQIIENIVNGETALFYMNYGEALSIDSWEVKGRDIEKPETETVVRGPKESFNESLSENTALLRRKIKNPDLKLESFTLGNQTKTEVIVAYMEDIADENIVNEVKSRLSEIDIDAILESGYVEEFLEDAPYSPFPTVGNTEKPDKLAADLLDGRIGLMFDGTPIALYVPYLFVETFMTSEDYYTRYSYASFLRGIRIIALLVTVMLPGFYVSVVSFHPELIPKELAVSIAVASEGVPFPTFLEILFFGVIFEILREAGIRMPSNVGQAVSIVGALILGEAAIQAGIVGAPVVIVTALTAISGFAVPTQLDALTMLRIPFVFASAIMGLPGLLTAFNFIIIYLCSLRSFSVPYFSPVAPLSLSGLKDFMVRVPWWLMFKRPKLISEKNKKRQPFGQRPKPEQNND, from the coding sequence ATGCTATCCCATTTTATAAAGCGATTTCAAATGCTGTTTCAACAGATCAAAGGACAGGAACATGAAACACCTGTTGAAAGCCAGCAAAAAAATTCAATTCCAATTAAAAAAAGTTATCAAAAGAACTTAGAAGATATAAAAAACGCCCTAGACACTAACTTCGATCTAGTTATACGAGAGTTTAACGTTCAAGGTCATGAAAACCGGAAAGCATTCATCGCCTATTTAAGTAAAATCGTAAATGAAGAAAAAATCAATGATAATATAGTCAAACCTCTAATGGAACCTATGGAAAGATATGAATCATTACAAAACTTAGATCTATCCTATATCAAAAATTCTATCTTACCAACAGTCAATGTAGAACAGGTTTCAGATCTTAATCAAATCATTGAAAATATCGTTAATGGAGAAACTGCCCTATTCTATATGAATTATGGAGAAGCTCTATCCATCGATAGCTGGGAAGTTAAAGGTAGAGATATAGAAAAACCGGAAACAGAAACGGTAGTTCGAGGACCTAAAGAAAGCTTTAACGAAAGTCTTAGCGAAAATACCGCTTTATTGCGCCGAAAAATTAAGAATCCTGACCTCAAGCTAGAATCATTTACTCTAGGAAATCAGACCAAAACAGAAGTGATAGTCGCGTACATGGAGGATATTGCCGACGAAAACATCGTTAACGAAGTTAAAAGCAGATTATCCGAAATCGATATTGATGCCATACTTGAATCTGGATACGTGGAAGAGTTTCTAGAAGATGCTCCCTACTCCCCTTTTCCCACAGTAGGAAACACCGAAAAACCAGATAAACTAGCTGCTGATTTACTTGATGGTCGAATAGGATTGATGTTTGATGGAACACCTATAGCCCTGTATGTACCTTATCTATTCGTAGAAACTTTTATGACTTCTGAAGATTATTATACCAGATATTCTTATGCTAGTTTTTTGAGAGGTATCCGAATAATCGCTCTATTAGTTACTGTGATGTTACCTGGATTCTATGTCAGCGTAGTCTCTTTTCACCCGGAATTAATTCCAAAAGAATTAGCAGTTTCTATAGCGGTTGCGTCTGAGGGAGTCCCTTTCCCCACCTTTTTAGAAATATTGTTCTTCGGGGTAATATTTGAAATTTTAAGAGAAGCTGGGATACGAATGCCAAGTAATGTAGGGCAAGCTGTCAGTATTGTAGGTGCTTTAATTTTAGGTGAGGCAGCGATTCAGGCCGGTATAGTAGGAGCACCGGTGGTGATAGTCACAGCCTTAACAGCAATATCGGGTTTTGCCGTTCCTACCCAACTAGACGCACTGACTATGCTTAGAATTCCTTTTGTTTTTGCTAGCGCCATCATGGGATTACCGGGGCTATTAACAGCATTTAACTTTATTATCATTTATTTATGTTCACTCAGATCTTTTAGTGTTCCATACTTCTCTCCCGTAGCACCCCTGTCATTGAGTGGTCTAAAAGATTTTATGGTACGTGTTCCTTGGTGGCTAATGTTTAAACGTCCCAAATTAATCTCAGAAAAAAACAAAAAACGTCAGCCTTTTGGTCAGCGACCTAAACCCGAACAAAATAATGATTAA
- a CDS encoding glycerate kinase encodes MEKVILAPDSYKNCLEAKDVATAMERGVHRYNKNLETIKLPLSDGGEGLIKSLVYATDGELYSQKVTGPLGYEVTACWGLLGDNETAVIEMAEAAGLQLVTKENLDPKITTTYGTGELIKDALNTGCSKLIIGIGGSATNDGGVGMAQALGIEFFDDKGKPLKYGGQELLKLSEIDLSGMDPKLHDIDIRVACDVTNPLIGPQGASQIFGPQKGGQSKDIELLDNALSHFHDIIEKELNKDVKDIPGSGAAGGMGAGLIAFMGAELKSGIDLVMEVLNFENQIKDADIVITGEGSFDSQTLFGKVPHGVAKKAKKHKIPTFVVAGNIKEDLQEFHHHGITGYFSIIPGPIDEDQAFDRAEELLENTTHQIIRTFYAGKKR; translated from the coding sequence ATGGAAAAAGTTATTCTAGCTCCAGATTCTTATAAGAACTGTTTAGAGGCTAAAGATGTAGCAACTGCTATGGAGCGTGGTGTACACAGATATAATAAAAACTTAGAAACTATAAAATTACCATTATCCGATGGTGGGGAAGGTTTAATAAAGTCCCTAGTCTATGCTACTGATGGTGAACTTTATAGTCAAAAAGTGACAGGGCCTTTAGGTTATGAAGTTACAGCTTGCTGGGGATTATTAGGAGATAACGAAACTGCTGTGATTGAAATGGCAGAAGCAGCCGGATTACAATTAGTCACCAAAGAAAATCTTGATCCCAAAATTACAACAACTTATGGTACCGGTGAATTGATTAAGGATGCTTTGAATACTGGTTGTTCGAAGTTGATCATTGGAATCGGAGGAAGTGCTACTAACGACGGAGGCGTTGGAATGGCTCAAGCCCTTGGGATAGAATTTTTTGATGATAAAGGCAAGCCCTTAAAATATGGAGGTCAAGAGCTACTTAAATTGTCAGAAATAGATTTATCAGGTATGGATCCTAAATTACATGATATAGACATAAGAGTTGCCTGTGATGTAACCAATCCTCTGATTGGTCCTCAAGGTGCTAGTCAGATCTTTGGTCCTCAAAAAGGCGGTCAATCTAAAGATATTGAATTGCTTGATAATGCCCTATCGCATTTTCACGATATTATCGAAAAAGAATTGAATAAGGATGTCAAAGATATTCCCGGTTCTGGAGCGGCTGGAGGAATGGGTGCAGGTTTGATAGCTTTTATGGGAGCTGAACTAAAATCGGGAATAGACCTGGTGATGGAGGTTTTAAACTTTGAAAATCAGATTAAAGATGCTGATATAGTTATTACTGGAGAAGGCAGTTTTGATTCGCAAACTTTGTTTGGAAAAGTGCCTCATGGAGTAGCCAAGAAAGCCAAGAAACATAAAATCCCCACCTTTGTTGTAGCCGGTAATATTAAAGAAGATTTACAAGAGTTTCATCATCATGGGATTACTGGATATTTTTCAATTATCCCCGGTCCAATAGATGAAGATCAAGCCTTTGATCGAGCCGAAGAATTACTAGAAAATACTACTCATCAGATTATTAGGACCTTTTATGCCGGGAAAAAGAGATGA
- a CDS encoding GerAB/ArcD/ProY family transporter produces the protein MFTNERVSGIQAVILTAAAALGTIFLDIPIIAIEEGGLQGWLSILPGYSLMIIGVYAVVKLGEKYPNETVIQYAPNVVGTMIGKLFGLTLIITFTVFAGFLVRLNSELLLLLMPETPAVAFKVLIVSLAIYSMKSGFEVFARACQLLVPLIILGLILVFIFSLENIELDNFLPLFEEGYLEPLGFLPNAMALSGEAVLFMAFWYCTLNTKEEGLRAGAIGLVSMGLLLTVTVLVTIGSLGPDKVLNHNFPIFSLTRFILVLEFMQGYEGLLTIVWVSASFIKVTIFLYPAVVGASQWLNLQDYKPLVFPFALLVISAAYVPETKGDVDEMIGLINLYAILPLAFFLLIMAIIEGVKTKLQNQ, from the coding sequence ATGTTTACTAATGAACGGGTGTCTGGGATACAAGCAGTGATATTAACTGCCGCTGCCGCTCTAGGGACCATATTTCTTGACATACCTATAATCGCTATTGAAGAAGGTGGGCTCCAAGGGTGGCTTAGCATCCTACCAGGATATTCCCTAATGATAATTGGTGTTTATGCTGTAGTCAAGCTTGGCGAAAAATATCCCAACGAAACAGTTATTCAATATGCCCCGAATGTAGTGGGAACAATGATAGGAAAGCTTTTTGGTTTGACTTTGATAATCACCTTCACTGTTTTTGCAGGGTTCTTGGTCCGGTTAAACTCCGAACTATTACTACTTTTAATGCCCGAAACTCCTGCAGTTGCCTTTAAAGTACTTATTGTAAGTCTAGCTATTTATTCGATGAAATCAGGTTTTGAGGTTTTTGCTCGCGCTTGTCAATTATTAGTTCCTTTAATAATTTTAGGTCTAATATTGGTTTTTATTTTCAGCTTGGAAAATATTGAATTAGATAACTTTTTACCATTATTTGAAGAAGGTTATTTAGAGCCTTTGGGGTTTTTGCCAAATGCGATGGCCTTATCAGGTGAAGCTGTGCTCTTTATGGCTTTTTGGTATTGTACCCTGAACACAAAAGAAGAAGGATTACGAGCTGGAGCTATTGGATTGGTAAGCATGGGGTTACTACTAACTGTAACTGTATTAGTCACTATAGGTTCTTTAGGGCCCGATAAAGTATTAAATCACAATTTCCCGATATTTTCACTAACCAGGTTTATCTTGGTATTAGAATTTATGCAGGGCTACGAGGGACTTTTGACTATAGTATGGGTTTCTGCTTCATTTATTAAAGTAACAATCTTTTTATATCCAGCAGTGGTTGGTGCTTCCCAGTGGCTCAACCTACAGGATTACAAGCCCTTAGTTTTTCCATTCGCCCTATTAGTAATAAGTGCAGCCTATGTACCAGAAACTAAAGGAGATGTTGATGAAATGATAGGTTTAATTAACTTGTATGCAATTCTACCTTTAGCGTTCTTTTTACTAATTATGGCTATCATTGAAGGAGTGAAAACGAAATTGCAAAACCAGTAA
- a CDS encoding TVP38/TMEM64 family protein, whose translation MTILRIIIVLLIGVGTGSYYLYLNDIITAENIYLFLENYAYLAPLLYFLIHVIRPFTMLPSSILSVVAGLTFGSWIGFLICITGFLLGTSTAYIMGKVFQLKWLISRYPQSQQLIQVLKENSTDNILLGISLRFVPIFPSDLVSFAFGVCKIRYREFALGTLIGSFPGLFMFYYAGIQFQQQSYFNLILILIAFVILTLIFWKKKQYYKEKFGIK comes from the coding sequence ATGACTATCCTGAGAATAATTATAGTTTTGTTAATAGGAGTGGGAACAGGCAGCTATTATTTATATCTTAATGATATAATCACAGCTGAAAATATCTACTTATTTCTTGAAAATTACGCTTATTTAGCACCTTTATTATATTTTCTTATCCATGTCATTCGTCCTTTTACCATGTTACCATCTTCTATCCTATCAGTAGTTGCTGGTCTCACCTTTGGTTCCTGGATCGGATTTTTAATTTGTATTACCGGTTTCTTACTGGGAACATCAACTGCTTATATTATGGGAAAAGTTTTTCAACTCAAGTGGCTAATCTCTCGCTATCCCCAGAGCCAACAACTTATCCAGGTACTTAAAGAAAATTCCACTGATAATATCCTACTGGGAATCAGTTTAAGATTTGTGCCAATTTTCCCTTCAGATTTAGTTAGCTTTGCCTTTGGAGTTTGTAAAATAAGATATCGAGAATTTGCTCTAGGAACCTTAATAGGATCATTTCCGGGACTATTTATGTTTTATTATGCTGGAATTCAGTTTCAACAGCAAAGCTATTTTAATCTAATCTTGATTTTAATCGCATTTGTTATCCTCACCTTGATATTTTGGAAAAAGAAACAATATTATAAAGAAAAGTTTGGTATAAAGTAG